One segment of Chlorocebus sabaeus isolate Y175 chromosome 24, mChlSab1.0.hap1, whole genome shotgun sequence DNA contains the following:
- the PROX2 gene encoding prospero homeobox protein 2, with the protein MDPNSILLSPQPQICSHLAEACMEGERSSSPPELGGGSQFPWSQVPSSSPADPEWFGDEHIQAKRARVETIVRGMCLSPNPLVPGSAQAGDSPRCPEKARERKRKQSLPTQQGLLMPLPAGDQGNRKGGPRVREQLHLLKQQLRHLQEHILQAAKPRDTAQGPGGCGTGKGPLSAKQGNGCGPRPWAVDGDHQQGSSKDLSGAEKHQESEEPRFLPSGAPDSLEILRKELTRAVSRAVDSVLQKVLLDPPGRLTHLGRSFQGQVPEGRSEPSPPVGEACEDPLALAALPRRVQLQAGVPVGKLSLAKPLDSPRYPIPPRMIPKRCQDLPANCPLTAPSHIQENQILSELLGYGCNNGHWSSSPPQDSSSQRHPSSEPALRPWRTTKPQPLVLSQQQCPLPFTSAHLESLPLLPSVKMEQGGLHAVTEALPFSSLHIQEGLNPGHLKKAKLMFFFARYPSSNLLKAYFPDVQFNRCITSQMIKWFSNFREFYYIQMEKSARQAISDGVTNPKMLVVFRNSELFRALNMHYNKGNDFEVPDCFLEIASLTLQEFFRAVSAGRDSDPSWKKPIYKIISKLDSDIPEIFKSSSYPQ; encoded by the exons ATGGATCCAAACTCCATCTTGCTTTCTCCTCAGCCCCAGATCTGCTCCCACCTGGCAGAAGCCTGCATGGAAGGTGAGAGAAGCTCATCTCCTCCAGAGCTGGGTGGAGGCTCCCAGTTTCCCTGGAGCCAGGTCCCCAGCTCCAGCCCTGCAGACCCCGAATGGTTTGGTGATGAGCACATCCAGGCGAAGAGGGCCAGAGTGGAAACCATCGTCCGAGGCATGTGTCTCTCCCCGAATCCTCTGGTACCAGGCAGTGCACAAGCTGGGGACAGCCCACGCTGCCCAGAGAAGGCccgagagaggaagaggaagcagagcctTCCCACACAGCAAGGCCTCCTGATGCCACTCCCTGCCGGGGACCAGGGCAACAGGAAGGGGGGCCCTCGTGTGAGAGAACAACTTCACCTGCTGAAGCAACAGCTAAGACATCTGCAAGAACACATCCTACAGGCTGCCAAGCCCAGGGACACAGCTCAGGGGCCAGGAGGCTGTGGCACCGGGAAAGGCCCTCTGAGTGCAAAGCAGGGGAATGGCTGTGGGCCTCGCCCCTGGGCTGTGGATGGTGACCACCAGCAGGGTTCCAGCAAGGACCTCTCTGGGGCAGAAAAACACCAAGAGTCTGAGGAGCCCAGGTTCCTTCCTTCTGGAGCACCAGATTCGCTGGAGATTCTGAGGAAAGAGCTGACCAGGGCAGTGTCCCGGGCTGTGGATTCAGTATTACAAAAGGTACTGTTGGATCCACCAGGCCGCCTGACTCATCTGGGCAGAAGTTTCCAGGGGCAGGTGCCAGAGGGTAGAAGCGAGCCCTCACCTCCTGTGGGAGAGGCCTGTGAAGATCCACTTGCTTTGGCTGCCTTGCCCAGGAGGGTCCAGCTACAAGCTGGGGTCCCAGTAGGAAAATTGTCACTGGCCAAGCCTCTAGATTCTCCTAGGTACCCTATCCCTCCAAGAATGATCCCCAAACGCTGTCAGGATCTCCCAGCAAACTGTCCCTTGACTGCACCTTCCCACATCCAGGAAAATCAGATTCTTAGCGAGCTACTGGGTTATGGATGCAACAATGGCCATTGGAGTAGCAGTCCTCCCCAGGACTCATCTTCCCAGAGGCACCCCTCCTCAGAGCCCGCCCTACGACCTTGGAGAACTACTAAACCACAACCATTGGTCCTGAGCCAGCAGCAGTGTCCCCTGCCTTTCACCTCTGCCCATCTGGAAAGTCTGCCCCTTCTTCCCTCAGTGAAGATGGAACAGGGAGGCCTGCATGCCGTCACTGAGGCACTGCCTTTCTCTTCG TTGCATATCCAG GAAGGTCTAAACCCTGGTCACTTGAAGAAGGCCAAACTAATGTTTTTCTTCGCACGATATCCCAGCTCCAACCTCCTGAAGGCTTATTTTCCTGATGTTCAG TTCAACCGCTGCATTACCTCCCAGATGATCAAGTGGTTCAGCAACTTTCGTGAGTTTTATTACATCCAAATGGAAAAATCTGCCCGGCAAGCAATTTCAGATGGTGTCACaaatcccaaaatgctggtggTTTTCCGCAATTCAGAACTTTTTCGAGCTCTCAATATGCACTATAACAAGGGAAATGACTTTGAG GTTCCAGATTGCTTCTTGGAAATCGCCAGCTTGACGTTACAGGAGTTCTTCAGGGCTGTCTCCGCAGGGAGAGACTCAGATCCTTCCTGGAAGAAacccatttataaaattatttcgaAACTGGACAGTGACATCCCAGAGATATTCAAATCTTCCAGCTATCCCCAGTAG